Proteins from one Chitinophaga oryzae genomic window:
- a CDS encoding FecR family protein has product MEQEQMTALLEKFAAGITLTEQEQQAFTQYMATLPEEQYRALMDRYEQVVLLAPSTPEPDLQLLAQVREKIAVLETEPRPVIGWWRYAAAAAVLMGVFSTGWYFLNSRHKATDTVEQADQLSRHDIAPGGNKAVLTLANGSTVVLDDAANGTIGQQGAVKVIKLNNGQLAYTGAGTAADVKVLYNTIATPRGGQYQVVLPDGSKVWLNAASSLRFPVSFREDSREVELSGEAYFEIAGITAASKNGGTHKRPFRVKTGDMAVEVLGTHFNIAGYSDEKAIRTTLTEGSVKLVKGNASTLIRPGDQGILDNNAAAFKVVPANVEEVLAWKNGYFLFDKADIQAVMRQVARWYDVEVAFEGTPTAREFVGTISRQEPLSKVLRLLELSHVHFKVEGRKIIVVS; this is encoded by the coding sequence ATGGAACAGGAACAAATGACAGCCTTACTGGAGAAATTTGCCGCCGGCATTACGCTGACGGAGCAGGAGCAACAGGCCTTTACACAATACATGGCCACCTTGCCGGAAGAGCAATATCGTGCGCTAATGGACCGCTACGAGCAGGTGGTGCTACTGGCGCCGTCCACTCCGGAGCCGGACCTGCAGCTGCTGGCACAGGTAAGGGAGAAAATAGCTGTGCTGGAAACGGAACCCCGACCGGTAATAGGCTGGTGGCGCTACGCCGCGGCGGCTGCCGTACTGATGGGCGTGTTCTCCACCGGATGGTATTTTCTGAACAGCCGACACAAAGCGACGGATACTGTTGAACAGGCGGACCAGCTGTCCCGGCACGATATTGCCCCTGGCGGCAACAAAGCGGTGCTCACGCTGGCCAACGGCAGCACTGTGGTGCTGGACGATGCGGCCAACGGCACCATCGGTCAGCAGGGTGCAGTAAAGGTCATCAAACTCAATAACGGTCAGCTGGCCTACACCGGCGCCGGAACGGCGGCCGACGTGAAGGTGTTATATAACACCATCGCCACGCCCCGCGGCGGCCAGTACCAGGTGGTACTGCCCGACGGTAGTAAAGTGTGGCTCAATGCCGCTTCCTCCCTGCGTTTCCCGGTCAGTTTCCGGGAAGATAGCCGCGAGGTGGAGCTCAGCGGAGAAGCTTATTTTGAAATCGCCGGCATTACCGCCGCTTCAAAAAACGGCGGCACGCACAAACGCCCTTTCCGCGTGAAAACAGGCGATATGGCCGTGGAAGTGCTGGGCACCCACTTCAATATCGCTGGCTATAGCGACGAAAAGGCTATCAGGACCACCCTCACCGAAGGATCGGTGAAACTGGTGAAGGGCAACGCCAGCACCCTGATCCGCCCCGGCGATCAGGGCATCCTGGACAACAACGCGGCCGCCTTTAAAGTGGTGCCTGCCAACGTAGAAGAAGTGCTGGCCTGGAAAAACGGGTATTTTCTTTTTGATAAGGCAGATATACAAGCCGTTATGCGGCAGGTAGCCCGCTGGTACGATGTGGAGGTAGCCTTCGAAGGTACGCCCACCGCCCGCGAGTTCGTGGGCACCATCAGCCGGCAGGAACCGCTGTCGAAAGTATTGCGCCTGCTGGAGTTAAGTCATGTACACTTTAAAGTGGAAGGAAGGAAAATTATTGTCGTCTCTTAA
- a CDS encoding RNA polymerase sigma factor, whose protein sequence is MPSETVICERLAAGDGDAFTWLYEHYQPKLFLFVFPLTGFSRQDTDEVVQDIFVKLWLRKETLVTVQSLQAYLFMMAKNRLYDLRMAAARQSKARDVLALQQDDAHTDVQEKVQFNEYHEIARKAIAGLTPQRRRIFLLRNESGLSLDDIAMELHISKFAVKKQLYEAVRDVKTYLKKHAGLDAALLALLFTSLK, encoded by the coding sequence ATGCCATCAGAAACTGTCATATGTGAGCGCTTGGCGGCGGGAGACGGGGATGCATTTACCTGGCTGTACGAACATTATCAACCAAAACTGTTCCTTTTTGTCTTCCCGCTGACGGGTTTTTCCAGGCAGGACACCGACGAGGTGGTCCAGGATATTTTTGTAAAGCTGTGGTTAAGGAAAGAAACACTGGTAACGGTGCAGTCGCTGCAGGCTTATCTTTTTATGATGGCCAAAAACCGGCTGTACGACCTCCGCATGGCCGCCGCCCGGCAGTCGAAAGCCCGGGACGTGCTGGCGCTGCAACAGGACGACGCCCACACCGATGTACAGGAAAAAGTGCAATTCAACGAATACCATGAAATAGCCCGCAAGGCCATAGCCGGGCTTACGCCGCAGCGCCGCCGGATCTTTCTGCTCCGCAATGAAAGCGGCCTTTCACTCGATGACATCGCCATGGAGCTCCATATCTCCAAATTCGCCGTAAAAAAACAATTGTACGAAGCGGTACGCGATGTAAAGACCTACCTGAAAAAACATGCCGGCCTCGATGCAGCCCTGCTGGCGCTCCTCTTCACCTCCCTGAAATAA
- a CDS encoding sulfatase family protein: MKKLLFTAILAGVAHTAVKGQQKGQQPNVIIIYADDLGYGDISCNGATRVKTPHIDRLASEGIRFTNGHATAATCTPSRYSILTGEYAWRKKGTNILPGNASLIIPTDRTTLGNMFQRAGYRTACIGKWHLGIGAQGEPDWNGELKPGPLETGFDYAFFFPATADRVPTVYVENHRVVALDPKDTIQVNYHQKIGNEPTGKENPELLKMHSTPGQGHNQTIVNGIGRIGWMTGGQRARWTDESLAGDFVNQAQLFIEEHHRKPFFLYLSLSDIHVPRMPGTRFKGKSEMGYRGDVIMQLDWSVGEIMKTLNYLGIAKNTIVIFSSDNGPVLDDGYIDGAVAQQSGHQPAGAMRGGKYSILEGGTRVPFILSWPGTVKPGVSGALVNQIDLLASFAAMLRQPLKENEAPDSWNILGALLGKSQQGRSSMVEQAGTLALVKGDWKYIVPQHGPKLLKDVNIESGLDTIPQLYNLKADLGEKNNLAATHPEMVKEMATMLETIRTSGRSR, encoded by the coding sequence GTGAAAAAATTATTGTTTACCGCTATCCTGGCGGGCGTGGCCCATACGGCGGTAAAAGGCCAGCAGAAAGGACAACAGCCCAATGTGATCATCATCTATGCAGATGATCTGGGTTATGGGGATATCAGCTGCAACGGCGCCACCCGCGTGAAAACACCGCATATCGACCGGCTGGCGTCGGAAGGTATCCGCTTCACGAACGGTCATGCCACCGCAGCTACGTGTACACCTTCCCGTTATTCCATCCTCACGGGTGAATACGCCTGGCGTAAAAAAGGCACCAATATCCTCCCCGGCAACGCGTCGCTGATCATACCCACCGACCGCACCACGCTGGGCAACATGTTCCAGCGCGCCGGCTACCGCACGGCCTGCATCGGTAAGTGGCATCTCGGCATCGGCGCTCAGGGAGAGCCGGACTGGAACGGGGAACTGAAACCAGGTCCGCTGGAAACAGGCTTTGACTACGCCTTTTTCTTTCCCGCCACGGCCGACAGGGTGCCTACCGTATATGTGGAAAACCACCGCGTAGTAGCCCTCGATCCGAAAGATACCATACAGGTCAACTACCACCAGAAAATCGGTAACGAACCTACCGGCAAAGAAAACCCGGAACTGCTTAAAATGCATTCCACCCCGGGACAGGGCCATAACCAGACGATCGTGAATGGCATCGGCCGCATCGGCTGGATGACCGGCGGACAACGTGCCCGCTGGACAGACGAGTCGCTGGCAGGCGACTTCGTCAACCAGGCGCAGCTCTTCATCGAAGAACACCACCGCAAACCCTTCTTCCTGTATCTCTCGCTCAGCGATATCCACGTGCCCCGCATGCCGGGCACCCGCTTCAAAGGCAAGAGCGAAATGGGCTATCGCGGCGATGTGATTATGCAGCTGGACTGGTCAGTAGGAGAGATCATGAAAACACTCAACTACCTCGGTATCGCCAAAAACACCATCGTTATTTTCAGCAGCGACAACGGCCCCGTGCTGGATGACGGGTACATCGACGGCGCTGTTGCCCAACAAAGCGGCCACCAGCCCGCCGGCGCCATGCGTGGCGGCAAATACAGTATCCTCGAAGGCGGTACCCGCGTGCCTTTTATCCTTAGCTGGCCCGGCACCGTGAAACCCGGCGTTTCCGGCGCACTGGTGAACCAGATCGACCTGCTGGCGTCTTTTGCAGCCATGCTCCGCCAGCCGCTGAAAGAAAATGAAGCACCCGACAGCTGGAACATACTGGGCGCCTTGCTCGGCAAATCGCAACAGGGCCGCAGCAGCATGGTGGAACAAGCCGGCACGCTGGCGCTGGTAAAAGGCGACTGGAAATACATTGTACCGCAGCATGGTCCCAAATTGCTGAAAGACGTGAACATCGAATCCGGGCTGGACACCATCCCGCAGCTGTACAACCTGAAAGCCGACCTGGGAGAAAAGAACAACCTGGCAGCCACCCATCCCGAAATGGTAAAAGAGATGGCTACCATGCTGGAAACCATCAGGACCAGTGGCCGCAGCCGCTAA
- a CDS encoding erythromycin esterase family protein: protein MNRFISLFILLLSSASLWAQPGIRPLKIKDGQLPVEQLQPLVSEMAKHSIVGLGEGTHGTKEWNDTRIAIIKELVAKNGFRVLCFENAFGDTYYFNQWLNSNKPVREGMKQYLIALWQTRELEGLFEWVRRFNRQHADKITIAGMDFNYLGNTAALLREQAKPLQHPLLEQWTQELQLTAQTFDSIWNCQMKGVGRKDFISVITHGTSKLHQVDSLVKTDTLPVSETFQRALLNGLCWTSGEDNRDSGMANMAVSIAGNSKMIVWAHAVHLALRSPFNDHAVGGCGGYIKKKVPAYYALGTGMSAGTYGGTADRFDTKQNVMQAYALPAVTAPSWDSLFHQQALPAFYIDLHKASADTTLRPLRLVGYGPPASISYSDPVRLKDLFDGYLFLEYTSAPDYLP from the coding sequence ATGAACCGATTTATCAGCTTATTTATCCTCCTGCTATCCTCCGCCAGCCTGTGGGCGCAGCCCGGAATCCGCCCCTTAAAAATAAAAGACGGTCAGCTCCCTGTTGAGCAGCTGCAGCCCCTGGTATCAGAAATGGCAAAGCACAGTATCGTAGGACTGGGAGAGGGCACCCATGGCACCAAAGAGTGGAACGATACCAGGATCGCTATTATCAAAGAACTGGTAGCAAAGAATGGGTTCCGCGTCCTGTGTTTTGAGAACGCTTTCGGCGACACCTATTATTTCAACCAGTGGTTGAATTCGAACAAGCCGGTCAGGGAAGGCATGAAACAGTACCTGATTGCCCTCTGGCAAACCCGCGAACTGGAAGGATTATTCGAATGGGTGCGGCGGTTTAACCGGCAACATGCCGACAAAATAACGATCGCCGGGATGGATTTTAACTACCTCGGCAATACGGCAGCCCTGCTCCGGGAGCAAGCAAAGCCCCTGCAGCACCCGCTGCTGGAGCAGTGGACACAGGAACTGCAGCTCACCGCGCAGACGTTTGACTCCATCTGGAACTGCCAGATGAAAGGCGTAGGCCGCAAGGATTTTATCTCGGTCATTACCCATGGGACTAGTAAACTACACCAGGTTGACAGCCTGGTGAAAACAGACACGCTCCCCGTTTCTGAAACATTTCAGCGCGCGCTGCTGAACGGCCTTTGCTGGACCAGCGGGGAAGACAACCGGGACAGCGGTATGGCGAATATGGCGGTCAGCATCGCTGGCAATAGTAAAATGATCGTATGGGCACACGCCGTTCACCTGGCGCTCCGGTCGCCGTTTAACGACCATGCGGTAGGCGGCTGCGGCGGATATATTAAAAAGAAAGTGCCGGCCTATTACGCGCTGGGCACAGGAATGTCTGCCGGCACTTACGGCGGAACGGCAGACCGCTTCGATACCAAACAGAATGTAATGCAGGCTTATGCTTTGCCGGCTGTTACTGCCCCCAGCTGGGACAGTTTGTTCCATCAGCAGGCGCTCCCTGCGTTTTATATAGATCTGCACAAGGCGTCCGCTGACACTACGCTCCGGCCTTTGCGGCTTGTGGGTTACGGACCGCCGGCGTCCATCTCTTACAGCGATCCCGTTCGTTTAAAAGATTTGTTCGATGGGTATCTTTTCCTGGAATATACCAGCGCGCCTGATTACCTGCCCTGA
- a CDS encoding SusC/RagA family TonB-linked outer membrane protein produces the protein MKLTALLLLVAFLQVNATGYSQSISLSGKKMPLDKVFRAIEHQSNYRFFYDYRELKTSLPIDADFRKASLQDVLTAILKGQPFTFTIEDKMIVVARKPEPPAAPAVTTVVPADIRGTVKDEQGNPVPGVSVGVVGTARGTITDAQGAFVLRANAGETLKFSILGYKPYTVQVGTDNTLNVVLHPEASAISEVVVVGYGTQKKSQLIGSVSQINAEKVNNRTVPQLSNALTGQMPGVTVIQRSGRPGAAGGEIQVRGVGSFGAGPGALILVDGIPVNSFNDVNPNDVEAVSVLKDASSAAIYGARAANGVILITTKSGSATGKLKVNYNGYVGTQKPTALPQSVNSWEFAQAMNEAVPGSYSEAEIQQFKDGSNPDNYPNSNFYKDFFKPYGIQTGHNISLANGNQISQYQLSFGYIRQNGIVARNSYDRYNVRLNLLTNITRKLKLTTRIASSLSTTNEPAPPATLDFNNMLDMIGQVVRYSPIYPIRMSNGDWGVGINGKGTPVSNLESESFYKEKGIDLNGNLRLDWNVVEGLKLSAVGGGYINYGDNKRFLASQYLNNITTLGPSTLTQGNRNSNYKTMQALAEYNKRLDKHSFTVLGGYSFEEFVIDSVSAFRRNFPGNTLTSINLGSADGQTNDGGAAAWALSSFFGRLQYNFNSKYFAEGVLRYDGSSRFPATKKYAFFPAMALGWRISEEPFMKDNVKWVDELKVKASRGTLGNQNIANYGWQNIMNAGTKYNYSFGDQVATGVTLVDLADPTLRWESTRSTDVGVDFTLLRGLLTGSATYFDKYTYDILVSPGGSVSRVLGFNVGVKNSGKLKNTGWEFTLGHRNTVGKFSYNIDANFSIINNKVLDVGVGNVLQPNGLIGNVGNAGSPLFIGYPVNLYYGYVADGLFVDAGEGASWPDQSALGSQKKPGDIRYKDISGPDGKPDGKITPAYDRVVLGSRIPRYTFGLNLGGKYRSFDLNVLMQGVAGVKGYLEGYAGIALNNTATVQRWQFDERWTPENPDRNAKYPRMELVPNTGTGNTVQSSYWMLNGSYLRIKNIQLGYSLSPAAIRRIGIDGLRVSLAAENLFTFSRYRKGWDPEVNTGGAYYPILRNYTLGINVSF, from the coding sequence ATGAAATTGACCGCACTGTTACTACTGGTGGCCTTTTTACAGGTAAATGCCACCGGCTATTCCCAGTCCATCAGCCTCTCGGGAAAGAAGATGCCGCTGGATAAAGTTTTCAGGGCCATCGAACACCAGAGCAATTACCGGTTCTTTTACGATTACCGGGAACTGAAAACATCATTGCCCATAGACGCTGATTTCCGCAAGGCCTCCCTCCAGGACGTGCTTACCGCTATCCTGAAAGGCCAGCCCTTTACCTTCACGATCGAAGATAAAATGATCGTTGTCGCCCGCAAACCGGAACCACCAGCCGCTCCCGCTGTAACGACAGTCGTGCCGGCCGATATCCGCGGTACGGTGAAAGACGAACAGGGCAACCCCGTCCCCGGCGTGTCCGTCGGTGTAGTGGGCACCGCCCGCGGCACCATTACCGACGCCCAAGGCGCTTTTGTGCTCAGGGCCAACGCCGGCGAAACGCTGAAATTCAGCATCCTCGGCTACAAGCCTTATACCGTCCAGGTAGGGACAGACAACACGCTCAACGTAGTGCTGCATCCCGAAGCCAGCGCTATCAGCGAAGTGGTGGTGGTAGGTTACGGCACGCAGAAAAAATCACAGCTCATCGGATCGGTATCGCAGATCAACGCGGAAAAAGTCAATAACCGGACGGTACCGCAACTGTCCAACGCCCTCACCGGCCAGATGCCCGGCGTAACGGTGATACAGCGCTCCGGCAGGCCCGGCGCCGCCGGCGGCGAAATACAGGTACGCGGCGTAGGCTCCTTCGGCGCAGGCCCCGGCGCCCTCATCCTCGTGGATGGGATACCGGTCAACTCCTTCAACGATGTAAATCCCAATGATGTGGAAGCAGTGTCCGTGCTGAAAGACGCCTCTTCCGCCGCCATCTATGGCGCCCGCGCGGCCAACGGGGTGATACTCATCACCACCAAATCCGGCAGCGCCACCGGTAAACTGAAAGTGAACTATAACGGTTACGTGGGTACGCAGAAGCCGACGGCATTGCCGCAATCGGTGAACTCATGGGAGTTTGCACAGGCCATGAATGAAGCTGTGCCAGGGTCCTATTCTGAAGCGGAGATACAACAGTTTAAAGATGGCAGCAATCCGGATAACTATCCCAACTCCAATTTCTACAAGGACTTCTTTAAACCCTATGGCATCCAAACAGGCCATAATATCTCCCTGGCCAATGGCAACCAGATTAGCCAATACCAGCTGTCTTTCGGGTATATCCGGCAGAACGGCATCGTGGCCCGCAATAGCTACGACCGCTATAACGTGCGCTTAAACCTGCTCACCAATATCACCCGTAAGCTGAAGCTTACTACGCGCATCGCCTCTTCGCTGTCCACCACCAACGAGCCGGCGCCACCGGCCACGCTGGATTTCAACAACATGCTCGACATGATCGGCCAGGTAGTGCGGTATTCCCCGATATATCCCATCCGCATGAGCAACGGCGACTGGGGCGTGGGCATCAACGGCAAAGGTACACCTGTGTCCAACCTGGAAAGTGAGTCTTTCTACAAGGAAAAAGGAATAGACCTGAACGGTAACCTGCGGCTGGACTGGAACGTGGTGGAGGGACTGAAACTCTCTGCGGTAGGCGGCGGATATATCAATTACGGCGATAACAAACGTTTCCTCGCCTCACAGTATCTCAATAACATCACCACATTAGGACCGTCTACCTTAACGCAGGGCAACCGCAATTCCAATTATAAAACCATGCAGGCGCTGGCGGAATACAATAAGCGGCTGGATAAGCACAGCTTTACCGTGCTGGGTGGTTACTCTTTTGAAGAGTTTGTGATCGACTCTGTGAGCGCTTTCCGCCGGAACTTCCCCGGTAATACGCTGACGTCCATCAACCTGGGATCTGCCGACGGTCAGACCAATGACGGCGGCGCTGCTGCCTGGGCTTTGTCTTCTTTCTTCGGCCGTCTGCAGTACAACTTCAACAGTAAATATTTCGCAGAAGGGGTGTTGCGTTATGATGGCTCTTCCCGCTTTCCTGCCACCAAAAAATATGCGTTCTTCCCCGCAATGGCGCTCGGTTGGCGCATCTCCGAAGAACCATTTATGAAGGATAATGTAAAATGGGTGGATGAACTGAAAGTAAAAGCCTCCCGTGGTACGCTGGGCAACCAGAACATCGCCAACTACGGCTGGCAGAACATCATGAACGCAGGCACGAAATACAATTACAGCTTCGGCGACCAGGTGGCTACGGGCGTGACGCTGGTAGATCTCGCGGATCCTACGCTCCGCTGGGAGTCTACCCGCTCTACCGATGTAGGGGTGGACTTCACGCTCTTACGCGGACTGCTCACCGGTAGTGCCACCTACTTCGATAAATATACCTATGACATCCTCGTCAGCCCCGGTGGCAGCGTGTCCAGGGTACTGGGCTTTAACGTGGGTGTGAAAAACTCCGGTAAACTGAAAAATACCGGTTGGGAATTTACCCTGGGGCACCGCAATACCGTGGGCAAGTTCAGCTACAACATCGACGCTAATTTCAGCATCATCAACAACAAAGTATTGGATGTAGGCGTGGGCAATGTATTACAACCCAACGGACTGATAGGCAATGTGGGCAACGCCGGATCACCTTTATTCATTGGTTATCCTGTGAACCTCTACTATGGGTATGTGGCCGACGGTCTGTTTGTAGATGCCGGCGAAGGCGCTTCCTGGCCGGACCAGTCCGCGCTGGGCTCCCAGAAAAAACCGGGCGATATCCGCTACAAAGACATCAGCGGCCCCGACGGAAAACCGGATGGTAAGATCACCCCGGCTTACGACCGGGTGGTGCTGGGCAGCCGTATCCCGCGTTATACTTTCGGGCTTAATCTCGGCGGCAAGTACCGCAGTTTCGATCTCAATGTGCTGATGCAGGGCGTGGCCGGCGTAAAAGGTTACCTGGAGGGCTATGCCGGTATTGCGTTGAACAATACCGCTACCGTGCAGCGCTGGCAGTTTGACGAACGCTGGACGCCGGAGAACCCCGACCGCAACGCCAAATACCCGCGCATGGAACTGGTGCCTAACACCGGTACCGGCAATACGGTGCAGTCTTCCTACTGGATGCTGAATGGTTCTTATCTGCGTATTAAAAATATCCAACTGGGTTACAGCCTGTCGCCCGCCGCTATCCGCCGCATTGGCATCGATGGATTGCGGGTAAGCCTGGCAGCAGAGAATTTATTTACGTTTAGCCGTTACCGTAAAGGGTGGGACCCTGAAGTCAATACCGGCGGCGCCTACTATCCCATCCTGCGTAACTACACCCTGGGCATAAATGTTAGTTTCTAA
- a CDS encoding RagB/SusD family nutrient uptake outer membrane protein produces the protein MRIPYRYIIAACLLLLLGSGCSKKLDKAPLSQFSNENFWKSEGDAMLALAAVYRGNITGGTEFTLSDWWSYVGIVFLDMSTDNLYDRRGDNSDVNKLTSGGLTATNSQITNYWSGGYTRIARCNYFLENVNKVPASPDKIKRMTAEVRFIRAATYFYLSQYFGGVPLATKTMTVDEANTIKKATKQQVVDFVMTELTAAVADLPRYKDLSAPERGRASKQAALAFLGRLQLAEKKYGDAAATYKTIIDYNDNIIDANYKSLFDGTNETSKELIFAIQYVPNLVPNGMLQHFFPAINSGWHLMNPLGSLVESYEFKDGTPFSFTDPRYNPKDVGENRDPRLGYNVLYNMQTFNGRTYVSHPDSTKSVDQLTLTRQATRTGYCIRKYLPDNFSGDLQNSGIDMPVVRYAEVLLSYLEAQLEAGGPVDQALLDATINQVRGRASVAMPKVTTVDPVALRTILRRERRNELASEGLRYWDLLRWGNIAQVLNGDFYGAPFPGAVNLRKKGSSADPYSRWFVTTKAFRAGTDEKWPVPQSEQDINPNLR, from the coding sequence ATGCGAATACCTTACAGATATATAATAGCTGCCTGCCTCTTGCTACTACTGGGCAGCGGTTGCAGCAAAAAACTGGATAAAGCGCCCCTGTCTCAGTTCTCCAACGAGAACTTCTGGAAATCCGAGGGCGACGCCATGCTGGCGCTGGCGGCGGTTTACCGTGGCAATATCACCGGCGGCACAGAGTTTACATTGTCCGACTGGTGGTCTTACGTGGGCATCGTGTTCCTGGACATGTCTACCGACAACCTCTACGACAGGAGAGGGGACAACTCCGACGTGAACAAACTGACGAGCGGCGGGCTGACAGCCACCAACTCCCAGATCACCAACTACTGGAGCGGCGGCTATACCCGCATCGCCCGCTGCAACTACTTCCTGGAAAATGTCAACAAGGTGCCGGCATCTCCCGATAAAATCAAAAGAATGACGGCGGAGGTCCGCTTTATCAGGGCTGCTACCTACTTCTACCTCTCCCAGTATTTCGGCGGTGTGCCCCTCGCCACCAAAACCATGACGGTAGATGAAGCCAACACCATTAAAAAAGCAACGAAACAACAGGTGGTGGATTTTGTGATGACAGAACTGACCGCCGCCGTGGCGGACCTGCCCAGGTACAAAGACCTCTCCGCGCCGGAAAGAGGCCGCGCCAGCAAACAGGCCGCACTGGCCTTCCTGGGCCGCCTGCAGCTCGCAGAGAAAAAATATGGCGATGCGGCTGCTACCTACAAAACCATCATCGACTATAATGACAATATCATCGACGCGAACTACAAAAGCCTTTTCGATGGTACCAACGAAACCAGCAAAGAGCTGATCTTCGCCATCCAGTATGTGCCTAACCTGGTGCCCAACGGGATGCTGCAGCATTTCTTCCCGGCCATCAACAGCGGATGGCACCTGATGAACCCACTGGGCAGTCTTGTAGAGAGCTATGAGTTTAAAGATGGAACGCCTTTTTCGTTTACCGATCCCCGTTATAACCCGAAAGATGTCGGTGAAAACCGCGATCCGAGGCTGGGTTACAACGTGCTCTATAACATGCAGACATTCAACGGCCGTACTTATGTATCTCATCCGGATTCCACCAAGTCTGTCGATCAGCTGACGCTCACCCGTCAGGCTACCCGTACCGGCTACTGTATCCGTAAGTACCTGCCCGACAATTTCTCCGGCGATTTACAGAACTCCGGCATCGACATGCCGGTGGTCCGTTACGCAGAAGTGCTGCTCAGCTACCTCGAAGCGCAGCTGGAAGCCGGCGGCCCTGTGGACCAGGCGCTGCTGGACGCTACCATCAACCAGGTGAGAGGCCGCGCCTCCGTGGCAATGCCGAAGGTGACCACCGTCGACCCGGTAGCGCTGCGGACCATCCTGCGCCGCGAGCGCCGAAACGAGCTGGCCAGCGAAGGTCTCCGCTACTGGGACCTGCTGCGCTGGGGCAACATCGCGCAGGTGCTGAACGGAGATTTTTATGGCGCACCATTCCCCGGTGCCGTAAATTTACGCAAGAAAGGTTCCTCCGCAGATCCATATAGCCGCTGGTTTGTCACCACCAAGGCTTTCCGCGCCGGTACCGATGAAAAGTGGCCCGTGCCGCAAAGTGAACAGGACATAAACCCTAATCTGAGATAA